In Acetivibrio cellulolyticus CD2, the sequence AAAGGTTTTATGTTTTTAAGTTTAGGAATACTGAAGCTTTTCAGAAAGCATTTAGTGATTTAACTAAATAATACATAGTTAAAAGGGTACTTCAATTACCAAAGTACTCTTTATTTATTTTTTTTTGTTTTTTAAAAATGTGCATAATATGAACTACTGTAATTAGTCTACTCCTATTATGCTCAATTGTCAATAGGTATTTTCAAATTATTTTATCAAATCAAACAAATCTGTTAAAAACGAAAGGGTCAAGGTGGATTTAATGAAACAATTCAAAAATATTAAACAGTATGGTGTATATGCAGTTGTAGTTGGTGATGTAATTAGATATGTAGGTTCTGGAGATATAAGAGATTGTATATCTAGGCACAAAACAATGTTGAAAAATGGTGGTTATAATAACACTAATAAACAGATATTACAGGATGCTTATGATGCTGGAGATAAAATAGAATATAAAACATTAAGATATATTTCTAATGATATTAATAATCCTCAAATTAAAAAGGCTGAAGATTATTATATTAAAAAATATAAAGCAACTATTTGCAATAAGAATAAAGCTGGTAGACCATTGAGAAATCAAAATGATGAATTAGCAAGAATTAGAGAAAGTATTAACAGAAGTTTGGCTAATCAAGGTACTAATAATCCTCATTGCAATACAGATACAGGCAATATCGTGAAGATTAAAGCTATGCTTGCAATGGGAATGAGAAATAAGGATATAGCTGAAATAATGGGTGTTAATAGTGTTTATGTTTCAAAAATTAAAACTAGTCTTAAATGGTCACATGTTGTATTAGAAGATTATGTTGTTAAGGTTGATGATATTAATAATATTGAAGTTATTGATG encodes:
- a CDS encoding GIY-YIG nuclease family protein, with amino-acid sequence MKQFKNIKQYGVYAVVVGDVIRYVGSGDIRDCISRHKTMLKNGGYNNTNKQILQDAYDAGDKIEYKTLRYISNDINNPQIKKAEDYYIKKYKATICNKNKAGRPLRNQNDELARIRESINRSLANQGTNNPHCNTDTGNIVKIKAMLAMGMRNKDIAEIMGVNSVYVSKIKTSLKWSHVVLEDYVVKVDDINNIEVIDVVGF